Proteins found in one Clostridia bacterium genomic segment:
- a CDS encoding SoxR reducing system RseC family protein — protein MLEIGKVTAITDDIAEVKFKRQSGCDKCKICTLESGNQVSIKLKNDVGAKIGDTVEVGFSDKSLTLSNLIVFGIPLLLLLIG, from the coding sequence ATGCTGGAAATAGGAAAAGTAACAGCAATTACTGATGATATAGCCGAAGTCAAGTTTAAGAGACAATCCGGTTGCGACAAATGTAAAATATGTACATTGGAATCGGGCAATCAAGTAAGCATAAAACTTAAAAATGACGTTGGCGCAAAAATAGGTGATACAGTAGAAGTCGGTTTTTCAGACAAAAGTCTTACTCTATCCAATCTGATAGTGTTTGGAATACCGCTTCTGTTATTGCTTATAGGC
- the aspS gene encoding aspartate--tRNA ligase, with protein sequence MAEFLGDWKRTCYAGEATEELIGKETTVMGWVNNRRDFGGLIFVDLRDRSGILQIVFDSSSIPNEFYKAESIRSEYVIAVKGNIRKRSPETINPKLSTGTIELLATSIKVLSDADTTPFELDDVQSVKEPLRLKYRYLELRTPRLQEILHTRSKICQITRDYLNRNGFWEMETPYLGKSTPEGARDYLVPSRIHHGSFYALCQSPQLYKQLLMISGFDRYYQIARCFRDEDLRANRQPEFTQIDLEMSFVDDIEDVMGMAEGMVRELFQKIKGITLPQNIRRLTYQEAMDKYGSDKPDTRFGLEIINISDIAQNCGFKVFEDAVKKGGSVRMINAKGFVKGDNPILSRRDIDSLTDFVKIYKAKGLAWIAMKEDGIQSVITKFMPQEVVDEILKRANAETGDILFFCADKDSIVYDAMGALRLKLGETANLIDKSKYDVLWVIDFPLFEYSEEEKRLVAKHHPFTSPKNEDLELMETAPEKVRAKAYDLVINGQEAGGGSLRIFNRDIQRRMFKALGFNDQQIADRFGFFVNAFNYGTPPHGGLAFGLDRLVMLLAGTDNIKDVIPFPKVQNASDLMTGAPDVVEPRQLKELAIKISEVE encoded by the coding sequence ATGGCAGAATTTTTGGGTGATTGGAAGCGTACCTGCTATGCAGGAGAAGCTACTGAAGAATTAATTGGAAAAGAAACCACAGTAATGGGATGGGTTAATAACCGTCGTGATTTTGGCGGTCTTATATTCGTGGATTTGAGAGACAGAAGCGGTATTTTGCAAATAGTCTTTGATTCATCATCAATTCCTAATGAATTTTATAAAGCAGAAAGTATAAGATCCGAATACGTAATTGCAGTAAAAGGAAATATCCGCAAGCGTTCACCTGAAACGATTAATCCCAAATTAAGTACAGGCACAATAGAACTTTTGGCAACTTCTATAAAAGTATTATCAGATGCTGATACTACACCTTTTGAACTTGATGATGTTCAATCAGTAAAAGAACCTCTTAGACTCAAATACAGATATTTGGAGTTAAGAACTCCTAGATTGCAAGAGATTTTGCATACAAGAAGCAAGATTTGTCAAATAACACGTGATTATCTCAACAGAAACGGTTTTTGGGAAATGGAAACTCCATATTTGGGCAAATCTACACCCGAAGGCGCAAGAGACTACCTGGTACCTAGCCGTATTCATCATGGAAGCTTTTATGCACTTTGTCAATCACCTCAATTATATAAACAGTTATTGATGATATCTGGTTTTGACAGGTATTATCAGATAGCTAGATGCTTTAGAGATGAAGACTTGAGAGCTAACCGTCAGCCTGAATTTACCCAAATAGACTTGGAAATGTCATTTGTTGACGATATAGAAGACGTTATGGGTATGGCTGAAGGGATGGTAAGAGAACTGTTCCAAAAGATAAAAGGCATTACTTTGCCACAAAATATCCGCAGATTGACTTATCAGGAAGCAATGGACAAATACGGTTCAGACAAGCCTGATACCAGATTTGGTCTTGAAATTATCAATATTTCGGATATCGCTCAAAATTGCGGTTTCAAAGTATTTGAAGACGCAGTAAAAAAAGGCGGCAGCGTAAGAATGATCAATGCAAAAGGCTTTGTAAAGGGCGATAATCCTATATTGTCTCGCCGCGACATTGACTCTTTGACCGACTTTGTTAAGATTTACAAAGCAAAAGGTCTAGCTTGGATAGCAATGAAAGAAGACGGCATACAATCTGTAATTACCAAGTTTATGCCACAAGAAGTTGTTGATGAAATACTCAAACGCGCCAATGCAGAAACAGGCGATATATTGTTCTTCTGCGCAGACAAGGATTCGATCGTTTATGATGCGATGGGAGCTTTGAGATTGAAGCTGGGCGAAACAGCTAATCTGATAGACAAATCAAAATACGATGTGCTTTGGGTTATAGATTTCCCTCTATTTGAGTACAGCGAAGAGGAAAAGCGTCTTGTTGCTAAACACCATCCGTTTACCAGTCCTAAAAACGAGGACCTTGAACTTATGGAAACAGCCCCCGAAAAAGTACGCGCCAAGGCTTATGACCTTGTTATCAATGGTCAAGAAGCAGGCGGCGGCAGCTTGAGAATATTCAACAGAGATATTCAAAGAAGAATGTTCAAGGCTTTGGGCTTCAACGATCAGCAGATTGCAGATAGATTTGGATTCTTTGTAAATGCATTTAACTATGGAACACCTCCTCATGGCGGTCTTGCATTTGGTCTTGACAGATTGGTAATGCTTTTGGCAGGTACCGATAACATTAAGGACGTTATTCCTTTCCCCAAGGTTCAAAATGCATCTGACCTTATGACTGGCGCGCCTGACGTTGTTGAGCCTCGTCAACTTAAGGAACTTGCTATCAAGATTAGCGAAGTTGAATAA
- the hisS gene encoding histidine--tRNA ligase, with the protein MMINIPKGTKDILPEESFMWQYVEDAFRKIAAKYNLKEIRTPIFEHTELFERGVGETTDIVNKEMYTFLDKGGRSITLRPEGTAGVARAFIESLSNSALPVKMYYIISAFRYEKPQAGRLRQFHQLGVEMFGGSGAESDAEAIMLAYDFLKSVGIQNIELHINSIGSGECRIRHNEVLKQYLRDHSLELCPACRDRIEKNPLRALDCKELSCKKLMESAPKTLDYLDDENKEHFENLKRILDYNNIQYKVDPMLVRGLDYYTKTVFEFIPAVKTMAQETVCGGGRYDNLIQSLGGKSMPAIGFAIGIERLLIALNNAGVNIPDKNNLDVFVAAMPDISAEVASKLTRELRLADISADYDQLRRSLKAQFKYADKLNARFCITVGGNELESKVFSIKDMKSGNVINAAQDKIVEIIKELKLK; encoded by the coding sequence ATTATGATTAATATACCCAAAGGCACTAAAGATATTTTACCTGAAGAAAGTTTTATGTGGCAATATGTAGAAGATGCTTTTCGTAAGATTGCCGCAAAATACAATCTAAAAGAAATCAGAACTCCTATTTTTGAGCATACGGAGTTGTTTGAACGCGGAGTAGGCGAGACTACAGATATAGTCAACAAAGAAATGTACACCTTTTTGGATAAAGGCGGACGCTCAATTACCCTAAGACCAGAAGGTACTGCGGGTGTTGCAAGAGCGTTTATAGAATCATTGTCTAACTCAGCGTTGCCTGTAAAAATGTATTATATCATATCAGCTTTCCGTTATGAAAAGCCGCAGGCAGGCAGATTAAGACAATTTCATCAATTAGGTGTTGAGATGTTTGGCGGCAGCGGTGCTGAAAGCGATGCCGAAGCAATAATGCTTGCTTATGATTTTCTAAAGTCAGTTGGAATCCAAAATATAGAACTTCATATTAACAGCATTGGCAGCGGAGAATGCCGTATCAGACATAATGAAGTTTTGAAGCAATATCTCAGAGATCATAGCTTAGAATTATGTCCTGCTTGCCGAGACCGCATAGAAAAAAATCCTTTGCGTGCTTTGGACTGCAAAGAACTCTCATGCAAAAAGCTCATGGAAAGCGCTCCCAAGACATTGGACTATCTGGACGATGAAAATAAAGAGCATTTTGAAAATTTAAAAAGAATACTAGATTATAATAATATACAATATAAAGTTGATCCTATGTTAGTCAGGGGATTGGATTACTACACCAAAACGGTATTCGAATTTATCCCTGCAGTCAAAACAATGGCGCAAGAAACTGTTTGCGGCGGCGGTAGATATGACAATCTTATACAGTCTTTGGGCGGAAAATCCATGCCTGCAATAGGTTTTGCAATAGGTATTGAAAGATTATTAATTGCTTTAAATAACGCAGGAGTTAATATTCCCGATAAAAATAATCTTGATGTTTTTGTTGCTGCCATGCCTGATATTTCAGCCGAAGTGGCATCAAAACTTACCAGAGAATTGAGATTGGCTGATATATCAGCTGATTATGACCAGTTAAGACGAAGCCTGAAAGCTCAGTTCAAATACGCCGATAAGTTAAACGCAAGGTTTTGTATAACTGTGGGCGGAAATGAGCTTGAATCAAAAGTGTTTTCAATTAAAGATATGAAAAGCGGCAATGTAATAAATGCCGCTCAAGATAAAATTGTCGAAATTATTAAGGAGCTAAAATTAAAATAA